One part of the Sphingopyxis sp. PAMC25046 genome encodes these proteins:
- the mce gene encoding methylmalonyl-CoA epimerase, with product MKLGRLNHIGVATPSIAESIIFYRDVMGATKIHEPFDLPEQGVKVCFVDTPGADGALNGTQIELVEPLPGNTSIAGFLEKNPAGGQHHMCYEVPDIHAAKAAFEALGKRVLGEPRIGAHGTLIFFLHPKDMGGVLTEIMETPKEAH from the coding sequence ATGAAACTGGGCCGCCTCAACCATATCGGCGTCGCGACGCCGTCGATCGCCGAAAGCATCATCTTTTACCGCGATGTGATGGGAGCGACGAAGATTCACGAGCCATTCGATCTGCCCGAACAGGGGGTCAAAGTGTGCTTTGTCGACACACCGGGCGCCGATGGTGCGCTGAACGGCACGCAGATCGAACTGGTCGAGCCGCTGCCCGGCAACACTTCGATCGCGGGCTTCCTCGAAAAGAACCCCGCAGGAGGGCAGCATCATATGTGCTATGAGGTGCCCGATATCCACGCAGCCAAAGCCGCGTTCGAGGCGCTGGGCAAGCGCGTGCTTGGCGAGCCGCGCATCGGGGCGCATGGGACGCTGATCTTCTTCCTGCACCCCAAGGATATGGGCGGGGTGCTGACCGAGATTATGGAGACGCCGAAAGAGGCGCACTGA
- the scpA gene encoding methylmalonyl-CoA mutase → MTDKPTIDQWAAAAEKEVKGKDLTWHTAEGIDVKPLYTAEDVTADPGLPGFAPFTRGVRASMYAGRPWTIRQYAGFSTAEESNAFYRRNLAAGQKGLSVAFDLATHRGYDSDHPRVVGDVGKAGVAIDSVEDMKILFDGIPLDQMSVSMTMNGAVIPILAFFIVAGEEQGVDRKLLDGTIQNDILKEFMVRNTYIYPPEPSMRIISDIFGYTSREMPKFNSISISGYHMQEAGATQVQELAFTIADGAEYVRYGVASGLDIDKFAGRLSFFFAIGMNFFMEIAKLRAARVLWHRVMTNLGAKDERSKMLRTHCQTSGVSLTEQDPYNNVMRTTIEAMAAMLGGTQSLHTNALDEAIALPTDFSARIARNTQIVIQEETGMTKVVDPLGGSYYVEALTQELVDKAWEIIERVEKEGGMAKAVAAGWPKAMIETAAAARQARVDRGDDVIVGVNKYRLANEDLLETLEVDNTKVREAQIARINKTKAGRDEAACQAALKALRDAAAGEQSIENNLLAHAVEAARARATLGEISSAMEESFQRYGTQPTPVKGVYAAPYEGDARWSQVLEGVKAVEQRLGRKPKLLVAKMGQDGHDRGANVIASAFGDLGFDVVSGPLFQTPEETVVLALDSDVDVVGASSLAAGHKTLIPELIHKLKEAGRGDIKVIAGGVIPPQDYQYLRDAGVQGIYGPGSNVVECAADVLRLLGHNMPPLGEAA, encoded by the coding sequence ATGACCGACAAGCCGACGATCGACCAATGGGCTGCCGCCGCGGAGAAGGAAGTGAAGGGCAAGGACCTCACCTGGCACACTGCCGAGGGGATCGACGTCAAGCCGCTCTACACCGCCGAGGACGTCACCGCCGATCCGGGCCTGCCCGGCTTTGCGCCCTTCACGCGCGGGGTGCGCGCGTCGATGTATGCGGGGCGGCCGTGGACGATCCGGCAATATGCGGGCTTCTCGACAGCCGAGGAATCGAACGCCTTCTATCGCCGTAACCTTGCCGCGGGTCAGAAGGGTCTGTCGGTCGCTTTCGACCTTGCGACGCACCGCGGTTATGACAGCGACCATCCGCGCGTTGTTGGCGACGTCGGCAAGGCGGGCGTCGCGATCGACAGCGTCGAGGATATGAAGATCCTGTTCGACGGCATCCCGCTCGACCAGATGTCGGTCAGCATGACGATGAACGGCGCGGTGATCCCGATCCTCGCCTTCTTCATCGTCGCCGGTGAGGAGCAGGGGGTCGATCGCAAATTGCTCGACGGGACCATCCAGAACGACATCCTCAAGGAGTTCATGGTCCGCAACACCTATATCTACCCGCCCGAGCCGAGCATGCGGATCATCTCGGATATTTTCGGCTATACGTCGCGTGAGATGCCCAAGTTCAACAGCATCTCGATCTCCGGCTATCATATGCAGGAAGCCGGCGCGACGCAGGTGCAGGAGCTGGCCTTCACGATTGCCGACGGCGCCGAATATGTGCGCTATGGCGTCGCCAGCGGCCTCGACATCGACAAGTTCGCCGGGCGCCTGTCCTTCTTCTTCGCGATCGGCATGAATTTCTTCATGGAGATCGCGAAACTGCGCGCCGCGCGCGTGCTGTGGCACCGCGTGATGACCAACCTCGGCGCCAAGGACGAGCGCAGCAAGATGCTGCGTACGCACTGCCAGACCTCGGGGGTCTCGCTCACCGAGCAGGACCCCTACAACAATGTCATGCGCACGACGATCGAGGCGATGGCGGCGATGCTCGGCGGGACGCAGTCGCTCCACACCAACGCGCTCGACGAGGCGATCGCGCTGCCGACCGATTTCTCGGCACGGATCGCGCGCAACACCCAGATCGTCATCCAGGAAGAGACCGGGATGACCAAGGTCGTCGATCCGCTCGGCGGCTCTTACTATGTCGAGGCGCTGACGCAGGAACTGGTCGACAAGGCGTGGGAGATCATCGAGCGCGTCGAGAAGGAGGGCGGCATGGCGAAGGCTGTGGCCGCGGGCTGGCCCAAGGCGATGATCGAGACGGCGGCCGCAGCTCGGCAGGCGCGGGTCGATCGCGGCGACGATGTGATCGTCGGGGTGAACAAATATCGCCTCGCCAACGAGGATCTGCTCGAAACGCTCGAGGTCGACAACACGAAGGTCCGCGAGGCGCAGATCGCGCGGATCAACAAGACCAAGGCAGGACGCGACGAAGCCGCGTGCCAGGCGGCGCTGAAGGCGCTGCGCGATGCCGCGGCGGGCGAGCAGTCGATCGAGAACAACCTGCTTGCCCACGCGGTCGAGGCGGCGCGTGCGCGCGCGACGCTCGGCGAAATTTCGTCGGCGATGGAGGAAAGCTTCCAGCGCTATGGCACCCAGCCGACCCCGGTGAAGGGCGTCTATGCCGCACCTTACGAGGGCGATGCCCGCTGGAGCCAGGTACTCGAAGGGGTGAAGGCCGTCGAGCAGCGCCTGGGACGCAAACCCAAATTGCTCGTCGCCAAGATGGGGCAGGACGGGCACGATCGGGGCGCCAACGTTATCGCCTCGGCCTTCGGCGACCTGGGCTTCGACGTCGTGTCGGGACCGCTGTTCCAGACGCCCGAGGAGACGGTGGTGCTGGCGCTGGATTCTGACGTCGATGTCGTCGGCGCGTCGAGCCTGGCCGCAGGGCACAAGACACTTATCCCCGAACTTATCCACAAGCTGAAAGAAGCCGGGCGCGGCGATATCAAGGTGATCGCGGGCGGGGTGATCCCGCCGCAGGATTATCAATATCTGCGCGACGCGGGGGTGCAGGGCATCTACGGCCCCGGTTCCAACGTCGTCGAATGCGCGGCCGATGTGCTGCGCCTTCTCGGCCACAATATGCCCCCTCTTGGAGAAGCCGCATGA
- a CDS encoding helix-turn-helix transcriptional regulator, with protein sequence MARQRIFAGTRLKQLRVERGTMQAAFAQQLGISTSYLSQIEHDDRPLTPALLERLQRLFPLEWEEVAADAGDRRAGALREAAADPLFASAPLPPEQLERAALQQPQLADQFVALHAAYRRAGQRLQIIDEALTGGTAEGSRLPWEEVRDWFHDAGNYVDSIDRAAEALAGQLRGKESSPAIETIERRLRDALGISIVYQQSQVLRDFDATMRHLVIDPSQPAETRRFQLAHQLAALALAKEIAAVVEASPLRTAAARQLLHVGLANYAAGAVLMPYAPFRASARAVRHDIDRLRLEYGVSFEQACHRLSTLQRPGARGIPMFFCRVDMAGNITKRHSATRLQFARFGGACPLWIVHEAAAIPDRILFQLAETPDGLRYVSMAKGLVKPSGSYARSPRRYAVALGCEAQYAGDFVYADGVDVTAPQAATRIGPSCRICPRDDCDQRAFPPSDRPILVDPDRRDVVPYRIG encoded by the coding sequence ATGGCTCGGCAACGCATTTTTGCCGGAACCCGGCTGAAGCAGTTACGCGTCGAGCGCGGCACGATGCAGGCTGCTTTTGCGCAGCAGCTTGGTATTTCGACCTCCTATCTCAGCCAGATCGAGCACGACGACCGCCCGCTGACCCCCGCGCTTCTTGAGCGATTGCAACGCCTGTTCCCGCTCGAATGGGAAGAGGTCGCGGCCGATGCCGGCGATCGCCGGGCGGGTGCGCTGCGCGAAGCCGCCGCCGATCCTCTGTTCGCTTCGGCGCCGCTGCCGCCCGAGCAACTCGAACGCGCGGCGCTCCAGCAACCACAACTCGCCGACCAGTTCGTCGCACTCCACGCCGCATATCGCCGCGCGGGGCAGCGGCTGCAGATCATCGACGAGGCGCTGACCGGCGGCACCGCCGAAGGCAGCCGCCTGCCGTGGGAAGAGGTGCGCGACTGGTTCCATGACGCCGGCAATTATGTCGACAGCATTGACCGCGCGGCCGAGGCGCTCGCCGGGCAATTGCGCGGCAAGGAGTCTTCGCCCGCGATCGAGACGATAGAGCGGCGGCTCCGCGACGCGCTCGGCATTTCGATCGTCTATCAGCAAAGCCAGGTGCTACGCGATTTCGACGCAACGATGCGCCACCTCGTCATTGACCCGTCGCAACCTGCCGAAACCCGGCGCTTCCAGCTCGCGCACCAGCTTGCCGCTCTCGCGCTCGCGAAGGAGATCGCCGCGGTGGTCGAAGCTTCGCCGCTGCGCACGGCCGCCGCGCGCCAATTGCTCCACGTTGGCCTCGCCAATTATGCCGCGGGCGCGGTGTTGATGCCTTATGCGCCTTTTCGGGCCAGCGCCCGCGCAGTGCGGCACGATATCGACCGGCTGCGCCTCGAATATGGCGTGAGCTTCGAGCAGGCGTGCCATCGCCTTTCGACCCTCCAGCGCCCCGGAGCGCGCGGCATTCCCATGTTCTTTTGCCGCGTCGACATGGCGGGCAATATCACCAAGCGGCACAGCGCGACGCGCCTGCAATTCGCCCGCTTCGGCGGCGCCTGCCCGCTGTGGATCGTCCACGAGGCGGCGGCGATTCCCGACCGCATATTGTTCCAGCTTGCCGAGACGCCCGATGGCCTCCGCTATGTGTCGATGGCGAAAGGACTTGTGAAACCCTCGGGCAGCTATGCGCGGAGCCCGCGCCGCTACGCCGTCGCGCTGGGGTGCGAAGCGCAATATGCCGGTGATTTCGTCTATGCGGACGGGGTCGATGTCACGGCGCCGCAAGCCGCGACGCGCATCGGCCCGTCGTGCCGCATCTGTCCGCGCGACGATTGCGACCAGCGCGCCTTTCCGCCGAGCGACCGCCCAATCCTCGTCGATCCTGATCGGCGAGACGTTGTGCCTTATCGGATCGGCTAG
- the rlmJ gene encoding 23S rRNA (adenine(2030)-N(6))-methyltransferase RlmJ, with the protein MNYRHSFHAGNSADVVKHSLLIALVRALQQKPGALTLIDTHAGCGLYDLGGEEARRTGEATQGVLRALADTNPLLDDYRAAVQAVNAGDELRFYPGSPRFLAQLLRPQDFLILNEKHPDDAYALRGAMRGTSAAVHQRDAYELWLAMLPPRTARGVVVVDPPYEQTDERARITATLAVATRKWAHGVTVIWYPLKDRAAHVRWKAQLRKLGIPKFLMVEHWLYDSDQPDIYNGAGLFIINPPYAFTQALLPLLEALRAALAPDGHRGEIRADWLDD; encoded by the coding sequence ATGAATTATCGCCATAGCTTTCATGCGGGCAATAGCGCCGATGTCGTAAAGCACAGCTTGCTGATCGCTCTCGTGCGAGCCTTGCAGCAAAAACCGGGCGCGCTGACCCTGATCGACACCCATGCCGGTTGCGGACTGTACGACCTTGGTGGCGAGGAGGCGAGGCGCACCGGCGAGGCCACACAGGGCGTGCTGCGGGCCTTGGCCGACACGAACCCCTTGCTCGACGACTATCGCGCCGCCGTACAGGCGGTGAATGCCGGGGACGAACTTCGCTTCTACCCCGGATCGCCGCGCTTCCTGGCCCAGCTTCTGCGTCCGCAGGATTTTCTGATCCTGAACGAGAAACATCCCGACGACGCCTATGCCCTGCGCGGCGCGATGCGCGGCACATCCGCCGCCGTGCATCAGCGCGACGCTTACGAGCTTTGGCTGGCGATGCTGCCGCCCCGCACCGCGCGCGGCGTGGTGGTGGTCGACCCGCCATATGAGCAGACCGACGAACGCGCCCGTATCACCGCTACCCTCGCCGTGGCGACCCGAAAATGGGCGCATGGCGTCACGGTGATCTGGTATCCGCTGAAAGATCGCGCCGCGCATGTGCGGTGGAAGGCACAGCTACGCAAGCTCGGCATCCCGAAATTCCTGATGGTGGAGCATTGGTTGTATGATAGCGACCAGCCCGACATCTATAACGGCGCGGGCCTCTTTATCATCAACCCGCCCTACGCCTTCACGCAGGCGCTGCTGCCTCTGCTGGAAGCCCTCCGCGCCGCGCTGGCGCCGGATGGGCATAGGGGAGAGATCAGGGCCGACTGGTTGGACGATTAA
- the gor gene encoding glutathione-disulfide reductase, which produces MNDFDYDLFVIGAGSGGVRASRIAASYGARVAVAEEYRVGGTCVIRGCVPKKLLVYGAHFAEDIHDARKFGWDVPDCKFDWSVLSDNVLAEVDRLEGLYGQTLDNHKVTVLKTRATVAGPQKIRLADGTELTAERILIATGGWPHVPEFPGSEHAITSNEVFHLEKLPKRVVIAGGGYIANEFAGIFNEFGSKVTIVNRGDTILRGYDEQIRDRLLQISMTKGIDFKFNAPFQSIEKMDDGTLTVHLEGCDAIEADAVLMATGRTPNTKGLGLEEVGVKLDEKGAIKVDERNQSSVPSIFAVGDVTDRIQLTPVAIREGQAFSDTFYGEKPTVVDYSNVPSAVFSHPPIGAVGMTEAEARNKLGSIRVYTSDFRAMKNVLAGRNERALYKMIVNAATDQVVGLHMIGPDAPEILQAAAIAVKAGLTKADFDATVALHPSMAEELVLLK; this is translated from the coding sequence ATGAACGATTTCGACTATGATCTCTTCGTCATCGGCGCCGGTTCAGGCGGCGTCCGCGCCTCGCGCATCGCCGCCTCGTACGGCGCGCGCGTTGCGGTGGCGGAGGAGTATCGGGTCGGTGGGACCTGCGTGATCCGCGGCTGCGTGCCCAAGAAATTGCTCGTTTACGGCGCCCATTTCGCCGAAGACATTCACGATGCGCGCAAATTCGGATGGGATGTCCCCGACTGCAAATTCGACTGGTCGGTGCTGAGCGACAATGTGCTCGCCGAGGTCGACCGGCTTGAGGGCCTCTATGGCCAGACGCTCGACAACCACAAGGTCACCGTGCTCAAGACGCGCGCGACGGTCGCCGGCCCGCAGAAGATACGCCTTGCCGACGGAACCGAACTCACCGCCGAGCGCATCCTGATCGCGACCGGCGGCTGGCCGCACGTTCCCGAATTTCCGGGCAGCGAACATGCGATCACCTCGAACGAGGTCTTCCATCTCGAAAAGCTGCCGAAGCGGGTCGTGATCGCGGGCGGCGGCTATATCGCCAACGAGTTTGCCGGCATCTTCAACGAATTCGGCAGCAAGGTGACGATCGTCAATCGCGGCGACACGATCCTGCGCGGCTATGACGAGCAGATCCGCGACCGGCTGCTCCAGATTTCGATGACCAAGGGCATCGATTTCAAGTTCAACGCCCCGTTCCAGTCGATCGAGAAGATGGACGACGGGACGCTCACGGTCCATCTAGAGGGCTGCGATGCGATCGAGGCCGATGCGGTGCTGATGGCGACCGGGCGCACGCCGAACACCAAGGGGCTGGGACTCGAAGAGGTCGGGGTCAAGCTCGACGAGAAGGGTGCGATCAAGGTCGATGAGCGCAACCAGTCTTCGGTGCCGAGCATCTTCGCGGTCGGCGACGTCACCGATCGTATTCAACTCACGCCCGTGGCGATCCGCGAGGGGCAGGCCTTTTCGGACACCTTCTACGGTGAAAAGCCGACGGTGGTCGACTATAGCAATGTTCCGAGCGCGGTGTTCAGCCACCCGCCGATCGGTGCCGTCGGGATGACCGAGGCCGAGGCGCGCAACAAGCTCGGCAGCATCCGCGTCTACACCAGCGATTTTCGCGCGATGAAAAATGTCCTCGCGGGGCGCAACGAGCGCGCGCTCTACAAGATGATCGTCAACGCCGCGACCGATCAGGTCGTCGGCCTCCACATGATCGGCCCCGATGCTCCCGAAATCCTGCAAGCGGCGGCGATCGCGGTGAAGGCTGGGCTGACCAAGGCCGATTTCGACGCCACCGTCGCGCTGCACCCGAGCATGGCCGAGGAACTGGTGCTGCTGAAATAA
- a CDS encoding cyclase family protein, producing MQFIDLSIPITNDVVSDPPVMRPNITYMTHENTWEQIAMFFPGLTREDLPDGEGWAVEMLSLSTHNGTHMDAPWHYHSTTDSGASPAPSIDEAPLDLFFRPGVKLDFSDRPHGHVVSAAEVEAELARIGHDLQPLDIVLVQSGAIYGTDNFTDQGCGMGAEATLYLTERGVQVVGTDAWSWDAPFSHTARRWAETRDPSIIWEGHKAGRIRPYYQIEKLTNLAAIPATGFTFSCFPVKIERASAGWIRAVALVDG from the coding sequence ATGCAGTTTATCGATCTATCGATCCCGATCACCAATGATGTCGTGTCCGACCCGCCGGTGATGCGCCCCAACATCACCTATATGACCCATGAAAACACATGGGAGCAGATCGCGATGTTCTTTCCGGGCCTGACGCGCGAAGATTTGCCCGACGGCGAAGGCTGGGCGGTCGAGATGCTGTCGCTGAGCACGCACAACGGCACCCACATGGACGCGCCCTGGCATTATCATTCGACGACCGACAGCGGCGCCTCGCCCGCGCCGTCGATCGACGAAGCGCCGCTCGACCTCTTCTTTCGCCCGGGTGTGAAGCTCGACTTTTCGGATCGCCCGCACGGCCATGTCGTAAGCGCCGCCGAGGTCGAGGCCGAACTCGCGCGCATCGGCCACGACCTCCAGCCGCTCGACATCGTGCTCGTCCAGTCGGGCGCGATCTACGGCACCGACAATTTTACCGATCAGGGCTGCGGCATGGGCGCGGAGGCAACGCTATATTTGACGGAGCGCGGGGTGCAGGTCGTCGGCACCGACGCGTGGAGCTGGGACGCGCCGTTCAGCCACACCGCGCGGCGCTGGGCCGAAACGCGGGATCCGTCGATCATCTGGGAAGGCCATAAGGCCGGACGCATCCGGCCCTATTACCAGATCGAAAAGCTGACCAACCTCGCCGCGATCCCCGCGACGGGTTTCACCTTCAGTTGCTTCCCGGTGAAGATCGAGCGCGCGAGCGCGGGGTGGATCAGGGCGGTGGCGTTGGTGGACGGCTGA
- the bioB gene encoding biotin synthase BioB, producing the protein MTNAKPSTPFVSSEVETPINRQPGARGISTSLDTNGVGECRTDWTREEIAALFDLPFDELMWEAQGVHRRHHARGEVQLCTLLSIKTGGCVEDCGYCSQSKSADSGLKATKLMDVRAVLQSAAQAKDAGSKRFCMGAAWRNPKDRDMPAIVEMIEGVRQMGMETCMTLGMLTKEQAQTLAVAGLDYYNHNIDTSPENYENIISTRTFQDRLDTLDEVRNAGINVCSGGIVGLGETRADRVGFIHALATLERHPESVPVNALVPVKGTVLGDMLADTPLAKIDDIEFVRTIAVARITMPKSMVRLSAGRESMSEATQALCFMAGANSIFTGDKLLTTGNRGDNADAALFAKLGLRPMVSDEPMRMEAAE; encoded by the coding sequence ATGACCAACGCAAAACCCTCAACTCCGTTCGTGTCGAGCGAAGTCGAGACACCCATCAACCGTCAGCCCGGCGCGAGGGGCATCTCGACTTCGCTCGACACGAACGGCGTAGGGGAGTGCCGCACAGACTGGACGCGCGAGGAAATTGCCGCACTGTTCGACCTGCCGTTCGACGAACTGATGTGGGAGGCGCAGGGCGTCCACCGCCGCCACCACGCGCGCGGTGAGGTGCAGCTTTGCACCTTGCTCAGCATCAAGACCGGCGGCTGTGTCGAGGATTGCGGCTATTGCTCGCAATCGAAGAGCGCCGATAGCGGGCTCAAGGCCACGAAGCTGATGGACGTGCGCGCTGTGCTGCAATCGGCGGCGCAGGCGAAGGATGCGGGGTCGAAGCGTTTCTGCATGGGCGCCGCCTGGCGCAACCCCAAGGACCGCGATATGCCCGCGATCGTCGAGATGATCGAGGGCGTGCGCCAGATGGGTATGGAAACCTGTATGACGCTGGGGATGTTGACGAAGGAACAGGCGCAGACGCTCGCCGTTGCGGGGCTCGACTATTATAACCACAATATCGACACGAGCCCGGAGAATTACGAGAATATCATCTCGACGCGGACGTTTCAGGACCGGCTCGACACGCTCGACGAAGTCCGCAATGCGGGGATCAACGTCTGCTCGGGCGGGATCGTCGGGCTGGGTGAGACGCGGGCGGATCGCGTCGGCTTCATTCACGCGCTCGCGACGCTCGAACGCCATCCCGAAAGCGTGCCGGTCAATGCGCTGGTGCCGGTGAAGGGCACCGTGCTGGGCGACATGCTCGCGGACACGCCGCTCGCGAAGATCGACGATATCGAATTCGTCCGCACGATCGCGGTCGCGCGCATCACCATGCCCAAATCGATGGTCCGCCTGTCGGCCGGGCGCGAGAGCATGTCGGAGGCGACGCAGGCGCTCTGCTTCATGGCGGGCGCGAACAGCATCTTCACCGGCGACAAGCTGCTCACCACCGGCAATCGCGGCGACAATGCCGATGCGGCGCTGTTCGCGAAGCTGGGGTTGCGGCCGATGGTGAGCGATGAGCCGATGCGGATGGAGGCGGCGGAGTGA
- a CDS encoding acyl-CoA carboxylase subunit beta, producing the protein MSANIAEMERRRAAAALGGGQKRIDAQHAKGKLTARERLDVLLDEGSFEELDTYVEHDCVDFGMQDQKIPGDGVVTGSGTINGRLVYVFSQDFTVFGGSLSKRHAEKICKVMEKAMLVGAPVIGLNDSGGARIQEGVASLGGYADVFQKNVLASGVVPQISLIMGPCAGGAVYSPAMTDFIFMVKDSSYMFVTGPDVVKTVTNEVVTQEELGGAITHTTKSSVADLAFENDIEALLAARDFFDYLPENNRSGVPARPTSDPYDRAEDSLDTLIPPNANQPYDMHELIRKTVDEGDFFEVQPAHAANIICGFGRIEGRTIGIVANQPMVLAGVLDINSSKKAARFVRFCDAFEIPIITFVDVPGFLPGTAQEYNGIIKHGAKLLFAYAEATVPKITVITRKAYGGAYDVMASKHLRGDLNYAWPTAEIAVMGAKGAVEIIFRSDIGDPEKIAERTKEYEDRFANPFVAASRGYIDEVIHPHNTRKRIALGLRKLRNKSLENPWKKHDNIPL; encoded by the coding sequence TTGTCCGCCAATATCGCCGAAATGGAACGCCGCCGCGCCGCCGCAGCCCTTGGGGGCGGTCAGAAGCGCATCGACGCGCAGCACGCCAAGGGCAAGCTGACCGCGCGCGAGCGGCTCGACGTGCTGCTCGACGAAGGCTCGTTCGAGGAGCTCGACACCTATGTCGAGCATGACTGCGTCGATTTCGGGATGCAGGACCAGAAGATTCCGGGCGACGGCGTGGTTACCGGCAGCGGCACGATCAACGGCCGCCTCGTCTATGTTTTCAGCCAGGATTTCACGGTGTTCGGCGGTTCGCTTTCGAAGCGCCATGCGGAAAAAATCTGCAAGGTGATGGAAAAGGCGATGCTCGTCGGCGCGCCGGTGATCGGTTTGAACGACAGCGGCGGCGCCCGCATCCAGGAAGGTGTGGCATCGCTCGGCGGCTATGCCGACGTGTTCCAGAAGAATGTGCTCGCATCGGGTGTCGTTCCGCAGATCAGCCTGATCATGGGTCCGTGCGCGGGCGGGGCGGTTTACAGCCCCGCGATGACCGACTTCATCTTCATGGTGAAAGATTCGAGCTACATGTTCGTCACCGGTCCCGATGTCGTGAAGACGGTCACGAACGAGGTTGTGACGCAAGAGGAGCTTGGCGGCGCCATCACCCACACGACCAAAAGCTCGGTCGCCGATCTGGCGTTCGAGAATGATATCGAGGCGCTGCTCGCCGCGCGCGATTTCTTCGACTATCTGCCCGAGAATAACCGCAGCGGCGTGCCGGCGCGCCCGACGAGCGATCCCTACGACCGTGCCGAGGACAGCCTCGACACGCTGATCCCGCCCAACGCGAACCAGCCGTACGACATGCACGAGTTGATCCGCAAAACCGTCGACGAGGGCGACTTCTTCGAGGTGCAGCCGGCGCATGCCGCAAACATCATCTGCGGTTTCGGGCGTATCGAGGGGCGCACGATCGGCATCGTCGCGAACCAGCCGATGGTGCTCGCGGGCGTGCTCGACATCAATTCTTCGAAGAAGGCAGCGCGTTTCGTCCGCTTCTGCGATGCGTTCGAGATCCCGATCATCACCTTCGTCGACGTCCCGGGCTTCCTGCCCGGCACCGCGCAGGAATATAATGGCATCATCAAGCATGGCGCCAAGCTGCTCTTCGCCTATGCCGAGGCGACGGTGCCGAAGATCACGGTGATCACGCGCAAGGCCTATGGCGGCGCATACGACGTGATGGCCTCGAAGCATCTGCGCGGCGATTTGAATTATGCCTGGCCGACCGCCGAGATCGCGGTGATGGGCGCAAAGGGCGCGGTCGAGATCATCTTCCGCAGCGACATCGGCGACCCCGAAAAGATCGCCGAGCGCACGAAGGAGTATGAGGATCGCTTCGCCAATCCGTTCGTCGCGGCATCGCGTGGCTATATCGACGAGGTCATTCACCCGCACAACACGCGCAAGCGGATCGCGCTCGGCCTTCGCAAGCTCCGCAACAAGAGCCTCGAAAATCCGTGGAAGAAGCACGACAATATCCCGCTGTGA
- a CDS encoding tRNA-binding protein, whose product MHINHDQDAPVAEEITFDDFLRVDIRIGTIVEAEPFPEARKPAFKLKIDFGPAIGVKKSSAQIVDRYALEELAGRQVAAVVNFPPRQIGKYMSEVLTLGFADQEGAVILFAPDRPVPNGSRLF is encoded by the coding sequence ATGCACATCAACCATGATCAGGATGCGCCGGTAGCGGAGGAAATCACCTTCGACGATTTCCTCCGTGTCGACATCCGCATCGGCACGATCGTCGAGGCAGAGCCATTCCCCGAAGCGCGCAAGCCCGCGTTCAAGCTGAAGATCGACTTCGGCCCCGCGATCGGAGTGAAGAAGAGCAGCGCGCAGATCGTCGACCGCTATGCGCTGGAGGAACTGGCGGGGCGACAGGTAGCTGCGGTCGTCAACTTCCCGCCGCGCCAGATCGGTAAATATATGTCCGAAGTGCTGACGCTGGGGTTTGCCGACCAAGAGGGTGCAGTAATCCTTTTCGCGCCGGACCGCCCGGTGCCAAACGGCTCGCGCCTGTTCTGA